A stretch of the Coleofasciculus sp. FACHB-1120 genome encodes the following:
- a CDS encoding HEAT repeat domain-containing protein, with amino-acid sequence MTDSPQELIRAIEQADSPGRLVASVRALAATRLEVGIPTLIAVLGYNNPGAAVAAVEGLIQLGEIAVQPLLEKLDAYDYGARAYAIRALAGIADPRALDILVEAAATDFAPSVRRAAAKGLGNLHWHSLHPDQIQSAIARALETLLLISQDQDWAIRYAAVVGLQALSTQLEVRPSIQKRLAEMALDNDPAVRARVQLAHQSLVMSP; translated from the coding sequence ATGACTGATTCGCCCCAAGAACTGATTCGTGCCATTGAACAGGCGGATTCTCCTGGACGCTTGGTGGCGTCAGTTCGAGCCTTAGCTGCCACTCGTCTAGAAGTTGGGATTCCTACCCTGATCGCCGTCTTAGGTTACAACAACCCAGGAGCGGCTGTAGCAGCAGTAGAAGGGCTGATTCAGTTAGGGGAAATTGCCGTACAACCCTTACTGGAAAAACTGGACGCCTATGACTACGGTGCCAGGGCTTATGCGATTCGTGCCTTAGCCGGGATCGCTGACCCCCGTGCCTTAGACATCTTAGTAGAGGCAGCAGCCACCGACTTCGCGCCCAGCGTCCGCCGCGCTGCTGCGAAAGGGCTGGGAAACCTCCACTGGCACTCGTTGCATCCTGACCAGATTCAAAGTGCGATCGCTAGGGCATTGGAAACCCTGTTGCTCATTTCTCAAGACCAAGACTGGGCGATTCGCTACGCTGCTGTTGTCGGCTTGCAAGCACTCTCCACCCAGTTGGAAGTCCGCCCGTCCATCCAAAAGCGATTAGCGGAAATGGCTTTAGATAATGACCCAGCAGTTCGTGCCAGAGTTCAGCTGGCTCACCAGTCATTAGTGATGAGTCCTTAG
- a CDS encoding phycobilisome rod-core linker polypeptide, giving the protein MPIPLLEITPTTQNQRVEGYEVPDEDDAQIYRLTDATSETAINDLIWAAYRQIISEHLILESYRQPFLESQLRNRAISVREFIRGLGKSDVYRQLVADTNSNYRLVDITFKRFLGRATYGKDEQIAWSIVIASKGLHGFIDAVVDSEEYRQNFGDEIVPYQRRRFNERPFNLVNPRYSDYWRGRMMGLDTRSYFQVGGQNPVGKTSVREAIPSTFLAMARSIAPSEVNYQRTRDRVLSQVKNMEIPDTTSKAANLQPAVGRTDVALPYRYLYPTPKA; this is encoded by the coding sequence ATGCCAATTCCACTTCTTGAAATTACACCAACCACGCAGAATCAGCGTGTAGAAGGGTACGAAGTACCTGATGAGGACGACGCACAGATTTATCGATTGACAGATGCGACCTCTGAAACGGCAATTAATGACTTGATCTGGGCTGCCTACCGGCAAATCATCAGCGAACATTTAATTTTAGAAAGCTACCGCCAACCTTTTCTGGAATCTCAACTGCGGAATCGAGCCATATCCGTGCGCGAGTTTATTCGAGGATTGGGCAAGTCCGATGTTTATCGGCAGTTGGTAGCAGACACGAACTCCAACTACCGCTTAGTTGACATCACCTTCAAGCGGTTTCTGGGACGCGCCACCTACGGCAAAGACGAGCAAATTGCTTGGTCAATTGTCATTGCTTCCAAGGGATTGCATGGCTTTATCGATGCCGTTGTTGATAGCGAAGAATACCGCCAGAACTTCGGCGATGAGATTGTCCCTTATCAGCGCCGCCGGTTTAACGAGCGACCCTTTAACTTGGTCAACCCCCGGTACAGTGATTACTGGCGCGGTCGCATGATGGGTCTGGATACTCGGAGTTACTTTCAAGTCGGGGGTCAAAACCCAGTGGGTAAAACATCGGTTCGGGAAGCAATTCCTAGCACCTTCTTGGCAATGGCTCGGAGTATTGCCCCAAGCGAAGTTAACTACCAGCGCACCAGAGATCGGGTACTCTCTCAAGTTAAAAACATGGAGATTCCCGACACGACTAGCAAAGCTGCCAACTTGCAACCTGCTGTAGGTCGCACCGACGTAGCCCTCCCCTACCGCTACCTTTATCCGACGCCAAAAGCCTAA
- a CDS encoding phycobilisome rod-core linker polypeptide: MSIPLLSYKPSSQNQRVAGYEVPNEDTPRTYRIENCIDNGDLEELIWAAYRQVFSEHEILNSFRQADLESQVKNRAITVRDFIRGLAKTEGFYRLVVEKNSNYRVVEVCLKRILGRAPYNKDEEIAWSIKIATKGLSGFIDALVDSEEYQSNFGNNTVPYQRRRYKDRPFNLVTPSYADYWRDQEESARYKWGNVRNFLDMARAINPKAVTNTVTVNTANIKIPDMTRDNTAQETRVSINSQASFPLR, from the coding sequence ATGTCAATCCCTTTGCTTTCATACAAACCCAGTTCGCAGAACCAGAGAGTAGCGGGTTACGAAGTGCCGAACGAAGACACTCCCCGGACTTATCGGATTGAGAACTGCATCGACAATGGCGACCTTGAGGAATTAATCTGGGCAGCCTACCGTCAGGTTTTCAGCGAACACGAAATCCTCAATTCTTTTCGTCAGGCTGACTTGGAATCTCAAGTGAAGAACCGCGCCATTACTGTGCGCGACTTCATCCGAGGTCTGGCGAAGACCGAAGGCTTTTACCGCTTGGTTGTTGAGAAAAACTCCAACTATCGAGTCGTCGAAGTTTGCCTCAAACGAATCTTGGGCAGGGCACCCTACAACAAAGACGAAGAAATTGCCTGGTCGATTAAAATTGCCACTAAGGGGCTGAGCGGCTTCATTGATGCCCTCGTTGATAGTGAGGAGTATCAGTCTAACTTTGGCAACAATACGGTGCCTTATCAGCGTCGTCGCTACAAAGATCGACCCTTTAACTTGGTGACGCCTAGCTACGCCGATTACTGGCGTGATCAGGAAGAAAGTGCGCGCTACAAATGGGGCAATGTGCGTAACTTCTTGGATATGGCACGGGCAATCAACCCGAAAGCCGTCACCAATACTGTTACCGTTAACACGGCTAACATCAAAATTCCCGACATGACACGGGATAATACAGCGCAAGAGACACGAGTCTCGATTAACTCGCAAGCGAGTTTTCCACTCCGGTAG
- a CDS encoding phycobilisome rod-core linker polypeptide, which produces MALPLLEYKPTTQNQRVKSFGKADLDEDTPYIYRVEDANSPIEMEELIWAAYRQVFSEHEILKFNRQITLESQLKNAAITVREFIAGLAKSEAFYRVVVSVNNNYRLVNICLKRFLGREPYNKAEEIAWSIKIATLGFSGFVDALVNSQEYTDNFGDFTVPYQRKRMEQRPFNLVTPRYGEDFRETAGTVKTDWRFTVEKFYSRKNQERQLPEGDPRRFREVAASLSTKRNYPQRVSAFDIDYLSRVPVRGNR; this is translated from the coding sequence ATGGCACTGCCATTACTGGAATACAAACCAACCACCCAAAACCAACGAGTTAAGAGCTTTGGAAAGGCGGATCTTGACGAAGATACGCCATACATCTATCGCGTGGAAGATGCCAATTCACCGATAGAAATGGAAGAGCTGATTTGGGCGGCTTATCGCCAAGTCTTCAGCGAGCATGAAATCCTCAAATTCAACCGTCAGATTACTCTGGAATCTCAGCTGAAAAATGCGGCGATTACAGTACGGGAATTTATTGCTGGTCTGGCGAAGTCAGAGGCATTTTACCGTGTGGTTGTCTCGGTCAATAACAACTATCGGCTTGTAAACATTTGTCTCAAGCGCTTTTTAGGTCGGGAGCCTTACAACAAAGCTGAAGAAATCGCTTGGTCAATTAAAATTGCCACTTTGGGATTCAGCGGTTTTGTTGATGCCTTGGTGAACAGCCAAGAATATACTGACAACTTTGGGGACTTCACCGTACCCTACCAGCGTAAGCGGATGGAACAGCGTCCTTTCAACCTAGTGACGCCTCGCTATGGCGAAGACTTCCGCGAAACTGCTGGCACTGTCAAGACCGATTGGCGCTTCACTGTGGAGAAGTTCTACAGCCGCAAGAACCAGGAGCGGCAACTTCCCGAAGGCGATCCCCGCCGGTTCCGCGAGGTAGCGGCATCGCTCAGTACCAAGCGCAACTACCCACAACGGGTCTCTGCGTTTGATATTGATTACCTCAGTCGAGTGCCCGTGCGTGGCAACCGCTAA
- a CDS encoding NADAR family protein, which translates to MTIYFYSTREKYGCFSNFSPHGFELDGFYWPTSEHYFQAQKFVGTPHADQIRQVKTPKDAAKMGRERSRPLRPDWEQVKDDIMRKAVLRKFETHADIREELLSTGDELIVENAPGDYYWGCGADGSGKNMLGQILVEVREILRLSNQQ; encoded by the coding sequence ATGACAATTTACTTTTACAGCACTCGCGAAAAATATGGTTGTTTCTCCAATTTTTCGCCTCACGGCTTTGAATTAGATGGGTTCTATTGGCCTACCAGCGAACATTATTTTCAAGCACAAAAGTTTGTTGGTACACCCCACGCTGACCAAATTCGCCAGGTAAAGACACCGAAGGATGCGGCGAAAATGGGACGAGAGCGATCGCGTCCCCTGCGTCCCGATTGGGAACAGGTAAAAGATGACATTATGCGAAAAGCCGTGCTACGCAAATTTGAAACTCATGCCGACATTCGCGAAGAATTACTTTCTACCGGCGATGAGTTAATTGTTGAAAATGCACCCGGTGATTATTATTGGGGTTGCGGTGCTGATGGCAGTGGCAAGAATATGTTGGGACAAATTTTAGTAGAAGTACGAGAGATACTACGCCTTAGCAACCAGCAATAA
- a CDS encoding ADP-ribosylation family protein translates to MKNFKPGSVGAITAGPFSDFQGVVVKLQPGEKLVVEVEILGRKAEITLNQEQFELLGEDPRPRFRDEIEKDIEQMLQEEFDNWWLKQLDRPEDDLVAEWSVFQAFRQEFEAKVAGERQTLLNAFEASFTAIAEHGVSWAKQRWETETERWTPNSYRHEEFYKAARQQIKECPDDSGHWTDIWRHLWQAANERSWKAEYMAWRQENLPDAATIEQMRLDAQQKAQALVEPVRSLVQQTHGLTLPDHVFGFWAFWLSLTPIERQEMQWIATPCGLFDLFSHEGLQRKPILELDHRLHYRYYRDPPEFLTLLYGGGDGLHFGLWYDDPRELPTSVKYYWNNDGIPVCDDGCQTLLQQVRFQIEKAVSQLEYDRYDNDSRHQRVRLSALRDAVMAFETAERPEMGSLYEKAYKQPPLDFRIATDDGAGVAIPGFSTETFPQRDLEVIRTAILEDAPIVEDWIAAALKACAEGQPAEALALGRDLHWFSGGDREREAAAAKLLNTAYRALGRDALAAIASVHYQQRSRQSVDIY, encoded by the coding sequence ATGAAAAATTTCAAACCAGGAAGCGTAGGAGCGATTACCGCAGGTCCCTTTAGTGATTTTCAGGGTGTTGTAGTCAAGTTGCAACCCGGAGAAAAGCTTGTTGTTGAAGTCGAAATATTGGGTCGCAAAGCAGAAATCACCCTAAATCAAGAGCAATTCGAGTTACTGGGGGAAGATCCGCGTCCTCGCTTCCGGGATGAGATTGAAAAAGATATTGAACAGATGCTTCAGGAGGAATTTGATAATTGGTGGCTGAAGCAGTTGGATCGACCAGAGGATGATTTAGTTGCCGAATGGTCTGTTTTCCAAGCATTTCGTCAAGAATTTGAGGCGAAAGTTGCCGGAGAACGACAGACTTTGCTAAATGCTTTTGAAGCATCTTTTACAGCGATCGCAGAACATGGCGTTTCATGGGCAAAACAACGCTGGGAAACAGAAACAGAACGCTGGACACCAAACTCCTATCGGCACGAAGAATTCTACAAAGCAGCGCGTCAGCAAATTAAAGAATGCCCTGATGATTCAGGTCATTGGACGGATATCTGGCGGCATCTGTGGCAAGCGGCAAATGAACGTTCCTGGAAAGCGGAATATATGGCATGGCGTCAGGAAAATCTGCCGGATGCCGCCACGATCGAGCAGATGCGCCTGGATGCCCAACAAAAAGCGCAAGCGTTGGTGGAACCCGTGAGATCGCTAGTGCAACAAACCCACGGCTTGACCTTACCCGACCATGTTTTTGGATTCTGGGCTTTTTGGCTCAGCTTAACTCCGATTGAACGGCAAGAAATGCAATGGATTGCAACGCCTTGCGGTTTGTTTGATTTATTCAGTCATGAAGGTTTGCAGCGAAAACCTATATTAGAACTTGACCATCGCTTGCATTACCGCTATTACCGCGATCCGCCAGAGTTTCTCACTTTGCTGTACGGGGGCGGCGATGGTCTGCATTTTGGTCTTTGGTACGATGATCCCAGAGAACTTCCCACGAGTGTGAAATATTACTGGAACAATGACGGCATTCCTGTCTGTGATGACGGTTGTCAAACATTACTTCAACAGGTTCGCTTTCAAATCGAAAAAGCGGTCTCTCAGTTGGAATATGACCGCTACGACAACGATTCCCGGCATCAACGAGTTAGACTCTCAGCACTCCGCGATGCGGTAATGGCGTTTGAAACGGCGGAACGCCCTGAAATGGGAAGTCTGTACGAGAAAGCCTACAAGCAACCGCCGCTGGATTTCAGGATTGCGACTGATGATGGCGCGGGGGTCGCAATTCCCGGCTTCAGCACCGAAACTTTTCCTCAGCGCGATCTTGAAGTAATTAGAACAGCTATTTTAGAGGATGCGCCAATTGTCGAAGACTGGATTGCAGCAGCACTAAAAGCTTGTGCCGAGGGTCAACCGGCTGAGGCGTTGGCGTTAGGTCGTGACTTGCACTGGTTTTCCGGTGGCGATCGGGAACGAGAAGCGGCTGCTGCTAAACTGCTGAATACAGCCTACCGCGCCCTCGGTCGAGATGCTTTGGCTGCGATCGCATCTGTCCATTATCAACAGCGATCGCGCCAGTCGGTCGATATTTATTAG
- a CDS encoding response regulator — protein sequence MTQQECLKILLVEDSLVSQKVVLRQLKKLGYEANVAANGQEALWMRSQVNYDLILLDCQMPILDGYETAKKIRQLEGDARQIIVIAMTANGMKANWERCLNAGMDDYLLKPVSEEELAAKLEKWSQNITKNKQKIASASIELAKGFPPVYSSNDIDESSIDNWVDLNRLDDITLGDMRLRKEILQAFLEDTKANLLSIKSATLSKNFDSIEHKAHQIRGASANVGVNELKFLANQLEFQSQQKNFKEVTDLVLQIEHHFQKIQSFFFEIVDWDKLESETPVLLAADRAGGTQVRSLSKILIIDDDPSVRLVIKNSLQLLGHEVIVATNGEEGLAKAKELYPHLIICDWMMPVINGLEVCRQVKSDPELSLAFFILLTIRGDVKDRVEGLDTGADEYLPKPIDMSELRARVGAGLRLQRLTRELSEANQALRQVNQQLTARNELLESLSLTDQLTGLLNRRAMDQALPHMLRQVGNRDANTRYRYLCVFLIDVDHFKGVNDTYGHTVGDCVLQAIAGRLQSNARPSSLLYRYGGEEFVCITLGLNLHNGLEYGESLRSCIADRPFKISNDLLLPITISLGGAIASAVNLVDSQDLLHQADRALYRAKHEGRNCLRMFSAWENIVELGHA from the coding sequence ATGACCCAGCAAGAATGCCTAAAAATTCTATTAGTTGAAGATAGTCTTGTGAGCCAAAAGGTTGTATTAAGACAGTTAAAGAAGTTAGGTTATGAAGCCAATGTTGCTGCCAATGGTCAAGAAGCATTATGGATGCGATCGCAAGTAAACTATGACCTAATCCTCCTCGATTGTCAGATGCCGATACTAGACGGTTATGAAACCGCAAAAAAAATTCGTCAATTAGAAGGTGATGCGCGGCAGATAATCGTGATTGCAATGACTGCAAACGGCATGAAAGCAAATTGGGAACGCTGCCTAAATGCTGGTATGGATGATTATTTACTTAAGCCGGTTAGTGAGGAAGAATTGGCAGCTAAGTTAGAAAAGTGGAGCCAAAATATTACCAAAAATAAGCAGAAAATCGCCTCTGCCTCTATAGAGTTAGCAAAGGGATTTCCTCCGGTTTACTCTAGTAACGATATAGATGAATCAAGTATTGATAACTGGGTAGATTTAAATCGCTTGGACGATATAACCCTAGGGGATATGAGATTACGAAAAGAAATTTTACAAGCTTTTTTGGAAGACACAAAAGCCAATTTATTATCGATAAAATCAGCAACTCTCTCTAAGAATTTTGACTCAATCGAACATAAAGCCCATCAAATCCGGGGCGCTAGTGCAAATGTAGGCGTCAATGAATTAAAATTTTTAGCCAATCAATTAGAATTTCAGAGTCAGCAAAAAAACTTTAAAGAGGTTACTGACTTGGTGCTTCAAATAGAACATCATTTCCAAAAAATCCAATCTTTTTTCTTTGAGATCGTTGACTGGGATAAGTTGGAGAGTGAAACTCCAGTCCTTCTTGCCGCCGATCGGGCTGGAGGTACGCAAGTTCGTTCTCTGTCAAAAATTTTAATTATTGATGACGATCCTAGCGTTCGGTTAGTGATCAAAAACTCGCTCCAACTTCTAGGTCATGAAGTCATAGTTGCAACGAATGGGGAAGAGGGATTAGCGAAAGCAAAAGAGCTATATCCTCATCTAATTATTTGCGATTGGATGATGCCAGTCATTAATGGACTGGAAGTGTGCCGCCAGGTCAAATCCGATCCCGAATTATCTTTGGCATTTTTTATTTTGCTGACGATTCGTGGGGATGTAAAAGACCGGGTGGAGGGTTTAGATACTGGAGCTGATGAGTATCTTCCAAAACCGATTGATATGAGCGAATTACGGGCGCGGGTGGGAGCTGGATTGCGATTGCAGCGGTTAACGCGAGAATTGAGCGAAGCAAATCAGGCACTGCGACAAGTGAATCAGCAATTGACTGCCCGTAATGAATTGCTAGAATCTTTGTCGCTGACGGATCAGTTAACGGGTTTATTAAATCGGCGGGCAATGGATCAGGCGTTGCCTCATATGCTGCGACAAGTCGGCAACCGCGATGCGAATACTCGCTACCGTTATTTGTGCGTATTCCTGATTGATGTGGATCATTTTAAGGGGGTGAACGATACGTATGGTCACACAGTGGGAGATTGTGTGCTGCAAGCGATCGCTGGACGACTACAATCCAATGCACGCCCTAGCAGTCTGTTGTATCGCTATGGCGGTGAAGAGTTTGTCTGCATCACACTGGGACTGAATTTGCACAATGGCTTGGAGTATGGTGAAAGTTTGCGCTCTTGTATCGCCGATCGTCCTTTCAAGATTTCTAACGATCTGCTGCTACCCATTACGATTAGTCTCGGTGGCGCGATCGCTAGCGCAGTTAATTTAGTTGATTCTCAAGATTTATTACATCAAGCCGATCGAGCGCTTTACAGAGCGAAGCATGAAGGTAGAAATTGCCTGCGAATGTTTTCAGCGTGGGAAAATATTGTTGAATTAGGTCACGCTTAA